A region from the Arachis ipaensis cultivar K30076 chromosome B01, Araip1.1, whole genome shotgun sequence genome encodes:
- the LOC107639522 gene encoding pathogenesis-related protein 2-like, which yields MAVFTFEDEITSTLPPAKLYNAMKDADSLTPKIIDDVKSVEIVEGNGGPGTIKKLTIVEDGETKFILHKVEAIDEANYAYNYSVVGGVALPPTAEKITFETKLVEGPNGGSIGKLSVKFHSKGDAKPEEEDMKKGKAKGEALFKAIEGYVLANPTQY from the exons ATGGCCGTCTTCACATTCGAGGATGAAATCACCTCCACCCTTCCCCCGGCCAAGCTTTACAATGCTATGAAGGATGCCGACTCCCTCACCCCTAAGATTATTGATGACGTCAAGAGTGTTGAAATCGTTGAGGGAAACGGTGGTCCTGGAACCATCAAGAAACTCACCATTGTCGAGG ATGGAGAAACCAAGTTTATCTTGCACAAAGTGGAGGCAATAGATGAGGCTAACTATGCATACAACTACAGCGTTGTTGGAGGAGTGGCTCTGCCTCCAACGGCGGAGAAGATAACATTTGAGACAAAGCTGGTAGAAGGACCCAACGGAGGATCCATCGGGAAGCTGAGTGTGAAGTTCCACTCCAAAGGAGATGCAAAGCCAGAGGAGGAAGACATGAAGAAGGGTAAGGCCAAGGGTGAAGCTCTCTTCAAGGCTATTGAGGGTTACGTCTTGGCCAACCCTACTCAATATTAG
- the LOC107639501 gene encoding pathogenesis-related protein 2-like: MAVFTFEDEITSTLPPSKLYNAMKDADSLTPKIIDDVKSVEIVEGNGGPGTIKKLTIVEDGETKFILHKVEAIDEANYAYNYSVVGGVALPPTAEKITFETKLVEGPNGGSIGKLSVKFHSKGDAKPEEEDMKKGKAKGEALFKAIEGYVLANPAQY, encoded by the exons ATGGCCGTCTTCACTTTCGAGGATGAAATCACCTCCACCCTGCCCCCCTCCAAGCTTTACAATGCTATGAAGGATGCCGACTCCCTCACCCCTAAGATTATTGATGACGTCAAGAGTGTTGAAATCGTTGAGGGAAACGGTGGTCCTGGAACCATCAAGAAACTCACCATTGTCGAGG ATGGAGAAACCAAGTTTATCTTGCACAAAGTGGAGGCAATAGATGAGGCTAACTATGCATACAACTACAGCGTGGTTGGAGGAGTGGCTCTGCCTCCCACGGCGGAGAAGATAACATTTGAGACAAAGCTGGTAGAAGGACCCAACGGGGGATCCATTGGAAAGCTGAGTGTGAAGTTCCACTCGAAAGGAGATGCGAAGCCAGAGGAGGAAGACATGAAGAAGGGTAAGGCCAAGGGTGAAGCTCTCTTCAAGGCTATTGAGGGTTATGTCTTGGCCAACCCTGCTCAATATTAA
- the LOC107639516 gene encoding pathogenesis-related protein 2-like translates to MAVFTFEDEITSTLPPSKLYNAMKDADSLTPKIIDDVKSVEIVEGNGGPGTIKKLTIVEDGETKFILHKVEAIDEANYAYNYSVVGGVALPPTAEKITFETKLVEGPNGGSIGKLSVKFHSKGDAKPEEEDMKKGKAKGEALFKAIEGYVLANPAQY, encoded by the exons ATGGCCGTCTTCACTTTCGAGGATGAAATCACCTCCACCCTGCCCCCCTCCAAGCTTTACAATGCTATGAAGGATGCCGACTCCCTCACCCCTAAGATTATTGATGACGTCAAGAGTGTTGAAATCGTTGAGGGAAACGGTGGTCCTGGAACCATCAAGAAACTCACCATTGTCGAGG ATGGAGAAACCAAGTTTATCTTGCACAAGGTGGAGGCAATAGATGAGGCTAACTATGCATACAACTACAGCGTGGTTGGAGGAGTGGCTCTGCCTCCCACGGCGGAGAAGATAACATTTGAGACAAAGCTGGTTGAAGGACCCAACGGAGGATCCATTGGGAAGCTGAGTGTGAAGTTCCACTCGAAAGGAGATGCGAAGCCAGAGGAGGAAGACATGAAGAAGGGTAAGGCCAAGGGCGAAGCTCTCTTCAAGGCTATTGAGGGTTACGTCTTGGCCAACCCTGCTCAATATTAG